The DNA region GTCATGTGCAGCCAGCCGATGGCCTCGCAGGCAAGAAGCAGCGGGCGGTGTTCCCGGAGCTTCCCAAGGCACTCTTGACCGGCTAAGCTGGTCATTGTTTCCCCTTCCCCTCGCCGAGAAGCTTCGCAAGCAAGGTTTTTGCCTCTGCGAGAGTTTTCGCCTCCTTCCAACCAGAGCCCTTTGTGCACAGTTTCCGGGCTTGGATCCCCGCGACTCCCCAGCCCGCCGTCCGCTTGGCCGAGAACCCGTATCGGGTCAGCAGCTTTTCGAGCGCCGGGAGGAGACGATCAAGGACTTCGGTGGGCACCACGCCCTGGCGCCGGGCTTGGCCCGGCATCGGCGCATAAAGCAGAGAGAGTGTCCCGGAGGTAGAAGCCGGCACGACCTCGTAGAGGATGGGCTGGGTGCCTGCTCGCCGCGCTCGATCATGGGGATTGATGACCTCGAAGCCGATTTTGTTGAACCAGGTCGGAAAGCAGTGGAGAGCTCCTCGTGAGAAGATTTCATCCTCTTCCTTCCCGTTGCCAAAGAGATGGAGGATCCAGCTTGGCTCCTTCCAGCCATCGAGCCCGCCCTCATGCTCGGCTAGATGCTCGAGCAGGCCATCTTCCATCCGGCAGGCCCAGCGCAGTAGGCCCTTCCAGCTTGCCGCCGACATGAAAGGGAGATCGAAGACTCGATCCTTCCGCACCGGATTGTCGCGCACATGAAAGGGACGGTCGTCCTTGGAATACCAGGGCGTCCGGAGTTTGAAGACGACCTCAATCGCCAGCCAGCCGGCAAGGAGCGGCTTGGGCCGTTCGCTGTGATCGAGCAGATCCGGCAAATTGAGGTCCAGCTTTTCCACTTGCCTCTGGTAATGCCTTCGAGCTCTGTTGCGGTCGCAGGTGGACCAGGAGAGGAATGCCTCGCCGAATCGGCTGACTAGATCCGCCGCGGCTGAAGCGGATCGCTTGGCGCTTTTTTCTGCTAAATGGGCGTGAAGGTCAAACATCAGGAAGCGGCTCCGCTGAGAAGCTCCTTTAGGATCGCCTTGCCTTCTTTTACCTCGTGGTCCGCGAGATCACTCCATGCGCACTTCAACTTGGTTTTCATCGTATCAAAGGTGACATCCTTGCCGTTCACAAAACCGAAGGTTCGTGCCGGATCCTTGAAGCTGAACACCTTCTTGCTTTCGGCGTCCACTTTGTGGGCTCGATCCGGTCGGCGTCCGGCGATCCACGAATCGTTCCCGCTGCTTTGTCGCTTCGGCTGAGGGCGTCCGATCAGATGGTTAAACGAGCTGAAGCTTTCGTTCTGTCGGGCCAAGTACTTTCCGTTCACGCACCAGAAGTTCGCAAGCGAGGCCCAGGCAAAGCCGGCTTGGTTGACTCTCCGCCAGCACGGACGGGCGGCATAGTCCTCGAGCATTTGAACGGAAAAGGATTGGATGTCGGAGGGGCGGCGCTCGATTTGGATCAGGCCGTAGTCCTTATGGTGTGGCTCGTTCTGCCGGTTCTGCTCGTCGGAAGGCTTCAGGACGGTCTTGCCCCCAATCGCCCCGTAGTCGGCGATCAAGCGGAGTGTTAGGTCGAGCAGCGCCCATTCTTTCGGCTGAATCGGCCGGAGCGGCATGAAGGAGAAGCGGAAGGAATTGTCCTTTTTGATCTGCTGGGGCATGTCATGCTGGTCCAGCACGTCGAAGCGAAACTTCCGCGCCCAGCCGGTGCAGCCGAAGAATTCACAGGTGGGGCACCGCCGGCCCGAATCATCCGGACAGGAGCCGGGACCCGAAGGGTCGCACACCATCCCGCCGAGGCCGCGGACCACCACTTCGAACCACCAGCGGATCGAGCCCAGCAGCCCGGTAGTCACCAGACGATCGGGTTTCCCGCGGCAATCGCCCGTCCATAGATCGGAGCGAGCCTTGAGCTCGTAAATGACGGAAGAACGCATCCTTGTCCTCAGTCGCGATATTCCCGTTGGTTCTCCGGCGATGCTACGCTATTATCCCGATTCTGGCAAACGCCTTGTGCGCATAGAGAATAGCCTCATCGACCTCGGGAAGGGCCTCGGGAGGCGGAAAGGGGAGGCGGCAGCGTGACGTTAGCTAAAGGGGGAAGCGGCGACCAAGGATCGGCCCCAGGAGAAAAGTTCGAAAGCCGTAGGCACCAGGCGCGCACCGGGATCGGGCCTGGAGGAAAAAAACATGGATATCACTGAAGTTAGCCGCATGGTCGCCGAAGACGCCGCCTTGCGGCGCAGGCAGAAGCTCCAGCCGATGGGCGGCAAGGGCGACAAGATCTTCCCGCCGACCTATCCGGGAGAAGGGCGCAACGCTCCACCCCGGCATGTCTATGAGCTCCGCCGCCTGAATGGCCAGGATGTCTGGTGCGTCCTTATTGACAGCGTGCAATCCCAAGCAAACCGGCTGGAGGAGTGCCTGCTCCAAGCGATCCGGGACGGCCTGCCGATTCCGTACGTGGTTGTGGATTTCAGCGAAGCCAAGCTCGACGGCATCACCCGGATCACCTCGCTCGACGCCCCGCATCGCGTTTATGACGCCATTCTGCGCGACAGCCTTCTGAATGGCGAGCCATTCATGAACAGCGACACGGGGAAACGCCTCGCCAAGGCCAAGGCGGAGGACGCCTCGGCACTTCTGGAAGTCTCGCCTACCGCTCTCCTGTTCGGCGCCTGGCATTCGACCGGAGAAGGCGGCGGGCTCGGCGCTAAGTTTGCGCGTTGCCTCGTCTCGGAAATTGTGGGCATCGGTGTGCCGGTGGAAGAGGTCGTGAACCAGGGAAGCGGCGAGAAAAGCATCCGAACGGCGGGCCGCCGCACCGGCAGCCGGATCGATCCCTTGGGTGTGCTGAGAAAAATCGATGTGTTCAAGGGCGCGAATGGTTGGAGTACGACCCAGGCCGACGCCGGCCGGGGAGCGAAGAAAGTCCGGCCGTCCGAA from Methylacidimicrobium sp. AP8 includes:
- the cas7u gene encoding type I-U CRISPR-associated RAMP protein Csb1/Cas7u: MDITEVSRMVAEDAALRRRQKLQPMGGKGDKIFPPTYPGEGRNAPPRHVYELRRLNGQDVWCVLIDSVQSQANRLEECLLQAIRDGLPIPYVVVDFSEAKLDGITRITSLDAPHRVYDAILRDSLLNGEPFMNSDTGKRLAKAKAEDASALLEVSPTALLFGAWHSTGEGGGLGAKFARCLVSEIVGIGVPVEEVVNQGSGEKSIRTAGRRTGSRIDPLGVLRKIDVFKGANGWSTTQADAGRGAKKVRPSEINHGNIAPSIQPLGVTCDYAEQSFVLSFASLRRLHFGGSKKDAAGRGLLAALGLVALAEQDARGYALRSRCDLVCDGRAPLELVRPDGRTEEISIDRETARTLYREAFKTAQEAGFHLSATPLRLTPQGKLVEIVRKSQELALAGAGGEAEEGAATDESGPRN
- a CDS encoding RAMP superfamily CRISPR-associated protein, with the translated sequence MEKLDLNLPDLLDHSERPKPLLAGWLAIEVVFKLRTPWYSKDDRPFHVRDNPVRKDRVFDLPFMSAASWKGLLRWACRMEDGLLEHLAEHEGGLDGWKEPSWILHLFGNGKEEDEIFSRGALHCFPTWFNKIGFEVINPHDRARRAGTQPILYEVVPASTSGTLSLLYAPMPGQARRQGVVPTEVLDRLLPALEKLLTRYGFSAKRTAGWGVAGIQARKLCTKGSGWKEAKTLAEAKTLLAKLLGEGKGKQ
- the cmr1 gene encoding type III-B CRISPR module RAMP protein Cmr1; translation: MRSSVIYELKARSDLWTGDCRGKPDRLVTTGLLGSIRWWFEVVVRGLGGMVCDPSGPGSCPDDSGRRCPTCEFFGCTGWARKFRFDVLDQHDMPQQIKKDNSFRFSFMPLRPIQPKEWALLDLTLRLIADYGAIGGKTVLKPSDEQNRQNEPHHKDYGLIQIERRPSDIQSFSVQMLEDYAARPCWRRVNQAGFAWASLANFWCVNGKYLARQNESFSSFNHLIGRPQPKRQSSGNDSWIAGRRPDRAHKVDAESKKVFSFKDPARTFGFVNGKDVTFDTMKTKLKCAWSDLADHEVKEGKAILKELLSGAAS